One stretch of Planococcus sp. PAMC 21323 DNA includes these proteins:
- a CDS encoding low molecular weight protein-tyrosine-phosphatase, with protein MIRVLFVCLGNICRSPMAEAVFKELVTKDDLSSKIQVESTGTGSWHIGNDPHPGTLKILKDHNISVKGLKGRQIQHKDFERFDYIVAMDENNIADIRSMLEQPDHPKIFRFLDVTHHSKDVPDPYFTDDFNETYKLVTEGCTALLQKIKQEHAF; from the coding sequence ATGATCCGCGTATTATTTGTTTGTTTGGGAAATATATGTCGTTCGCCAATGGCCGAAGCTGTTTTTAAAGAGCTAGTTACTAAAGATGATTTATCTTCAAAAATACAAGTAGAATCTACGGGCACTGGAAGTTGGCATATTGGAAATGATCCGCATCCGGGAACATTAAAAATTTTAAAAGACCATAATATTTCAGTTAAAGGATTAAAAGGGAGACAAATCCAGCATAAAGATTTTGAGCGATTTGACTATATTGTTGCGATGGACGAAAACAATATAGCAGATATTCGCTCGATGCTAGAACAGCCAGATCATCCAAAAATTTTTCGTTTTTTAGACGTAACTCATCATTCAAAGGACGTTCCTGATCCTTATTTCACAGATGATTTTAACGAAACGTATAAGCTAGTCACTGAAGGTTGTACGGCTTTACTTCAGAAAATTAAACAAGAGCATGCTTTTTAA
- a CDS encoding YqcI/YcgG family protein, producing MLTKNSALLTKDDFTLRTDLPEWLLAEYKTFHEIVTDKTFPCYFGMNGELKGELRYAYITQDDWSNLPAAVESFLTMFNDPKHKRHGLFVFVEPFEKEVALDAYRKQFWDILQFLHDEDDSEWPVDAPRDPDHYLWDFTFKGEPIFVFGNTPAYKQRKTRDLGNAMVLGFQPRRIFEGLKGTEKGGVMSREKVRQRVEAWDHLPTHPDISHFGDPDHNEWKQFFIGDDSEPIKGKCPFTHKEMK from the coding sequence ATGTTGACAAAAAACTCGGCTTTATTAACAAAAGACGATTTTACATTACGGACAGACTTGCCTGAATGGCTGTTAGCTGAATACAAAACCTTTCATGAAATCGTAACTGATAAAACCTTTCCTTGTTATTTTGGAATGAATGGCGAGTTAAAAGGTGAATTGCGATATGCTTATATTACTCAAGATGATTGGAGCAATTTACCAGCGGCTGTTGAGTCGTTCTTAACTATGTTTAACGACCCAAAACATAAACGTCATGGTTTATTTGTTTTTGTAGAACCGTTTGAAAAAGAAGTTGCACTCGACGCCTACCGAAAACAGTTTTGGGATATCCTACAATTTTTGCATGATGAAGATGATTCAGAATGGCCAGTAGACGCACCGCGTGACCCAGATCATTATTTATGGGATTTTACCTTTAAAGGCGAACCAATCTTTGTCTTTGGCAATACCCCTGCTTATAAACAGCGCAAAACGCGTGACCTTGGAAACGCCATGGTTCTAGGTTTTCAGCCTCGTCGTATTTTTGAAGGGTTGAAAGGCACTGAAAAAGGAGGCGTTATGTCACGTGAAAAAGTCCGTCAGCGAGTAGAAGCGTGGGATCACTTACCGACTCACCCCGATATAAGCCATTTTGGTGACCCTGATCACAACGAATGGAAACAGTTTTTTATTGGAGACGATAGCGAACCAATCAAAGGAAAATGTCCTTTTACCCATAAAGAGATGAAATAA
- a CDS encoding HNH endonuclease, with the protein MNSFIVMQGETYHAEQNAGVLWTPQVDKSGMVPHSWNRMQEVKKGDLVFHYVKGFVVAISRVREDCIKGAKLKKLEDQSRGYEEAFIAYTVYRELENPLPIKAFFKEIEPLLPVKYSAFQEDAGGNSGYLYPCNEELAIKFLELISSLNIFTVEVEQLELSMEVIKKTEYNPLLSLIAEAELEIKTKMRRGKQQFRESLLPLWNGECPLCGIAISDVLRATHAKPWKDSSDVERLDPYNGVVLCANHSALYSAGHIAFTGGGRLHISKKIPEDQFPIYRLRKGMKISVSPEHATYFRWHKRIVFAEPRKIKLLIDQE; encoded by the coding sequence ATGAATAGTTTTATCGTTATGCAAGGAGAGACTTATCATGCTGAACAGAATGCCGGTGTGCTTTGGACACCTCAGGTAGATAAGTCCGGGATGGTTCCACATTCATGGAATCGAATGCAAGAAGTGAAAAAAGGCGATCTTGTCTTTCATTATGTTAAAGGATTTGTCGTTGCCATTAGTCGCGTACGTGAGGATTGTATAAAAGGGGCTAAACTAAAAAAACTCGAAGATCAATCTAGAGGCTATGAAGAGGCGTTCATAGCTTACACGGTTTACCGAGAATTAGAAAATCCATTACCGATTAAAGCGTTCTTTAAAGAAATCGAACCTTTATTGCCGGTAAAATATTCAGCGTTCCAAGAAGATGCTGGTGGAAACTCGGGTTATTTATATCCATGTAACGAAGAATTGGCAATAAAGTTTTTAGAATTGATTAGTTCGTTAAACATTTTTACGGTAGAAGTAGAACAATTGGAATTATCGATGGAAGTGATTAAAAAAACTGAGTACAATCCGTTACTCAGCTTAATCGCGGAAGCCGAACTTGAAATTAAAACAAAGATGCGTAGAGGCAAACAGCAATTCAGAGAAAGTTTATTGCCACTTTGGAATGGAGAGTGTCCGCTTTGTGGAATAGCAATTAGTGATGTATTGCGAGCAACGCATGCTAAACCATGGAAAGACAGCTCTGATGTCGAACGACTAGACCCCTATAATGGGGTAGTGCTTTGCGCCAACCATAGCGCATTGTATTCTGCCGGACATATTGCTTTTACCGGTGGAGGACGACTTCATATCTCTAAGAAGATTCCAGAAGATCAGTTTCCAATCTACCGCTTAAGAAAAGGGATGAAAATATCGGTATCTCCCGAACACGCTACCTATTTCAGGTGGCATAAACGAATTGTTTTTGCAGAACCGAGGAAGATAAAATTGTTGATAGATCAGGAATAA
- a CDS encoding LacI family DNA-binding transcriptional regulator, giving the protein MVSTTDVAKYAGVSQTTVSRVLNKPDQVKRATYERVMNAVNELGYSAEAFEQIAVPMVKTKTITLIVSAIDDAIYVNAIPAITRTAQEQGYQVTIHFITRSRELETYETVLSSKPDGIIIISTLLDKVAHEKLIDSTIPFVALNSSGITSQHSIGLNDIEAGYLATTHLINASHLEIAWIGGTLSSPSTKDRFIGFVQALQEANYKIRKKRLVVTNLDKFSLFEAFENLQALKKKPTAIVAATDEIALQFMDFYKEAGYQIPDDISIVGIGNSEMAQHSALALTSVGTSDSLANLGQEAIKRLFDLVIYNQQESFHVNRDVELFERATVRAL; this is encoded by the coding sequence ATGGTTTCTACTACAGATGTAGCGAAATATGCAGGAGTCTCACAAACTACAGTTTCACGTGTTTTGAATAAACCTGACCAGGTTAAAAGAGCAACTTACGAAAGAGTTATGAATGCTGTGAATGAATTAGGTTATTCAGCAGAGGCATTCGAACAAATAGCGGTTCCTATGGTAAAAACAAAAACGATTACCTTAATTGTGAGTGCAATAGATGATGCGATATATGTAAATGCGATTCCTGCAATTACTCGCACTGCGCAAGAACAAGGCTATCAAGTAACGATTCATTTTATTACTAGATCTCGTGAACTTGAAACTTATGAAACTGTGCTGTCAAGCAAACCAGATGGCATCATTATAATTTCTACTTTACTTGATAAAGTAGCCCATGAGAAATTAATTGATTCAACTATTCCGTTTGTTGCATTAAATTCAAGTGGTATAACAAGCCAACATTCTATTGGACTGAACGATATCGAAGCGGGTTATTTGGCTACTACGCACTTAATTAATGCTAGTCATTTAGAAATTGCTTGGATAGGTGGTACGTTAAGCAGCCCATCTACGAAAGATCGCTTTATTGGATTTGTACAAGCCTTACAAGAAGCTAATTATAAAATCCGCAAAAAAAGATTAGTGGTAACAAACTTAGATAAGTTTTCTTTATTTGAAGCATTTGAAAACCTGCAAGCCTTGAAGAAAAAACCCACCGCAATTGTAGCGGCTACAGATGAAATAGCTTTACAATTTATGGATTTTTACAAGGAAGCAGGTTATCAAATCCCGGATGACATCAGCATCGTTGGGATTGGGAATTCAGAAATGGCACAACATTCAGCGCTTGCTTTGACGTCAGTTGGGACATCTGATAGTTTGGCAAATTTAGGTCAAGAGGCTATCAAGCGATTATTTGATTTGGTTATTTACAATCAGCAGGAATCATTTCATGTAAATCGAGATGTCGAGCTATTTGAGAGAGCTACAGTGCGTGCTTTGTAA
- a CDS encoding ABC transporter substrate-binding protein: protein MMKISLFKYLTIGTIALTLGACQSDVTEEVETDSATEVEKQTSYTVIDDLDNELTFETVPETVVSLIPSNTEILYEIGAGEKVIGATDYDNYPAEAAEVERVSDSVVFNAERIIELEPDVVIGYSTGAPTGYEELETAGIAVFVIESAQSFEDVYGDIEQISTVMGLEDKGEELNRSIQQQIEEVQNKVEAVDEKKQLYFEISPSPELYTTGQKTFQQEILNHANVENLFGDLEGWPKISEEEVIKRNPKTITTTVSYTEDPIEEIKAREGWGDIDAIKNDQVFYLDSDITSRPGPRIGEAVELVAKTVYPEVFK from the coding sequence ATGATGAAAATTTCATTATTCAAGTATTTAACGATTGGAACAATTGCTTTAACGCTAGGAGCTTGTCAATCTGATGTAACGGAAGAAGTAGAAACAGATTCGGCAACCGAAGTTGAAAAACAAACAAGTTATACTGTTATCGATGATTTAGACAATGAATTAACGTTCGAAACAGTACCAGAAACAGTTGTATCTTTAATCCCAAGTAATACCGAAATTTTATATGAAATCGGAGCAGGCGAAAAAGTAATTGGAGCGACTGATTACGATAATTATCCAGCAGAAGCGGCTGAAGTTGAGCGCGTTTCGGACTCTGTTGTCTTTAATGCGGAACGTATTATTGAATTAGAACCGGATGTGGTAATTGGGTACTCGACAGGTGCACCTACTGGATACGAAGAATTAGAAACTGCAGGAATAGCTGTCTTTGTTATCGAATCTGCTCAATCTTTTGAAGATGTGTATGGTGATATTGAACAAATCTCTACCGTTATGGGTCTAGAGGACAAAGGGGAAGAGTTAAATCGCTCGATTCAGCAACAAATTGAAGAAGTGCAAAATAAAGTAGAAGCAGTTGACGAGAAAAAACAATTGTATTTCGAAATTAGTCCTTCTCCAGAACTTTACACAACAGGTCAAAAAACCTTCCAACAAGAAATTTTGAATCACGCGAATGTGGAAAATCTTTTTGGTGACCTTGAAGGATGGCCAAAAATTTCGGAAGAGGAAGTAATCAAGCGCAACCCGAAAACCATTACTACGACCGTATCTTATACAGAAGATCCAATTGAAGAAATAAAAGCACGAGAAGGTTGGGGGGATATTGATGCGATCAAAAACGATCAAGTCTTTTACCTAGATTCAGATATTACCTCACGTCCTGGACCAAGAATTGGGGAAGCCGTTGAACTAGTCGCTAAAACAGTTTATCCAGAAGTGTTCAAATAA
- a CDS encoding arylamine N-acetyltransferase family protein produces the protein MNKNKYLSRFYTKLNVDINIDTLAELQSLHMQHIPFENLDVIRRTPIYLNLESIYKKVVNRHRGGYCYELNGLFHWLLTELGYNAKLVAATVQKPDGTWAKADTHAAIIVDLNETYLVDVGFGDSTLYPVSLSERPHTDHSGTYHIESRGDGFYDLLRNIDDNERTLYRFSTTEKQLIDFHEGCVYNQVSKSSTFTHDDLVTIATPRGRITLSGTQFIQSDRDKKLKKDLTAEEKQLVLKTAFGIYPESLN, from the coding sequence ATGAATAAAAATAAGTACTTAAGTCGATTTTACACGAAACTGAACGTAGATATTAACATTGATACACTCGCTGAACTACAATCTCTTCATATGCAACATATTCCTTTTGAAAATTTGGATGTTATTCGCCGGACACCGATTTACTTGAATTTAGAAAGTATATATAAAAAAGTCGTTAATCGCCACCGTGGTGGATATTGTTATGAATTAAATGGTTTATTTCATTGGCTTTTGACCGAGCTTGGTTATAATGCAAAATTAGTAGCAGCTACCGTTCAGAAACCCGATGGTACATGGGCAAAAGCTGATACGCATGCTGCAATTATTGTAGACCTTAACGAGACATATTTAGTGGACGTGGGGTTTGGTGACTCAACTCTGTATCCAGTTTCACTAAGTGAGAGACCACATACAGATCATAGTGGGACATATCATATTGAATCTCGTGGAGACGGGTTTTATGATCTACTGCGTAACATTGATGACAATGAAAGAACGTTATATCGATTTTCTACTACAGAAAAACAACTTATCGATTTTCACGAAGGCTGTGTTTATAATCAAGTGTCGAAAAGCTCTACTTTTACACACGATGACTTAGTAACAATTGCCACTCCAAGAGGAAGAATTACGTTGTCTGGTACTCAATTCATTCAATCCGATAGAGATAAGAAATTAAAGAAGGATTTAACTGCTGAGGAAAAGCAACTTGTCCTCAAAACAGCATTTGGTATTTATCCAGAATCGTTAAATTAG
- a CDS encoding DUF2207 domain-containing protein: MHKKKSTIALWFLLIFTLFPVQALAVEYSISNVTIDAQVNADGTVDVTENHTYAFEGEFNGITREIIPKDGTSIQQLSATENNQRLKVERQGDLYKIFRKGEDKTITIEIHYEIVNAVEKFEDGAQFYWAFFDDRNDSDYKQLTITVRPPASAKNVDFIGYNQAYKTASLQNGGTVRFDMGTVPAGSNGDIRIVFDSELFPGIAQQDGTIRSEITGEKERLETDAIAFSAKQHNSRITGNFFVAAASAFLIALFGWSWKQARQTKLQAKPNTAKFYVPKQKMSIPATLFFTTSSILTPAVTAAALMELVRKKNIEQLSEDTFKLLNRRTDYVHEEKLLELLFDKTGDGEIFETKDLENYTKNELNHSSYNDSISAWRQNVAEEVSQHNLHDKQVFLRSATGFIGIALFAASIYFGLYALFPLMIISIINGIFFIAFCFYSPITYEGHVIREEWKQLQKAMENLEQSQWDLLTQDEKMRAFSYLLGTEEKSANIKTQSFTNAYSDTAFANFGLFYNPVLLTGLFLAANAHTTASASGVDAITGGGGIAGGGGGSGAF; this comes from the coding sequence ATGCACAAGAAAAAATCTACTATCGCTTTGTGGTTCTTGTTAATCTTTACATTGTTTCCCGTACAGGCATTAGCTGTTGAGTATTCGATTTCTAATGTAACGATTGATGCCCAAGTAAACGCCGACGGCACCGTTGATGTTACCGAAAACCATACGTATGCGTTTGAAGGTGAATTTAATGGCATTACGCGCGAAATCATTCCAAAAGACGGTACCTCAATTCAACAGCTGAGCGCTACAGAAAACAACCAGAGATTAAAGGTCGAGCGACAAGGAGATTTATACAAGATCTTCCGTAAAGGTGAAGACAAAACCATTACAATCGAAATACATTATGAGATTGTAAATGCGGTTGAAAAATTTGAAGATGGTGCACAATTTTATTGGGCATTTTTTGATGACCGCAATGACAGTGATTACAAACAATTAACGATTACTGTCCGCCCACCCGCTTCTGCAAAAAACGTAGATTTTATCGGTTACAATCAAGCTTACAAAACAGCTAGCTTACAAAATGGCGGAACAGTGCGCTTTGACATGGGAACAGTTCCCGCGGGGTCTAATGGCGATATCCGTATTGTTTTTGATAGCGAGTTGTTTCCAGGTATAGCTCAACAAGACGGAACTATCCGCTCAGAAATAACAGGTGAAAAAGAACGATTAGAAACAGATGCAATCGCTTTTTCGGCAAAACAACACAATAGTCGGATTACTGGAAACTTTTTCGTTGCAGCTGCTAGTGCGTTTTTGATAGCACTTTTTGGCTGGTCGTGGAAGCAAGCACGTCAAACAAAGCTCCAGGCAAAACCTAATACGGCTAAGTTTTATGTACCAAAACAAAAAATGAGTATTCCGGCAACGTTGTTCTTCACCACCTCTTCTATTTTAACGCCAGCTGTCACAGCAGCCGCTTTAATGGAACTGGTACGCAAAAAGAACATTGAGCAACTTTCTGAAGACACTTTTAAATTATTAAATCGTCGCACTGACTATGTACATGAAGAAAAGTTATTGGAATTGCTGTTTGATAAAACCGGTGATGGTGAAATTTTTGAAACAAAAGATCTTGAAAATTACACGAAAAATGAGTTAAATCACTCTTCTTATAACGATTCAATCTCTGCTTGGCGACAAAATGTTGCCGAAGAAGTCAGCCAGCATAATTTACACGACAAGCAAGTCTTTCTTCGAAGTGCTACTGGATTTATCGGCATAGCGCTATTTGCCGCTTCAATTTATTTCGGGTTATACGCGCTTTTCCCGTTAATGATTATCTCGATTATTAACGGTATTTTCTTTATCGCTTTTTGTTTTTACTCACCGATAACTTACGAAGGCCACGTAATCCGGGAAGAATGGAAACAGTTGCAAAAAGCAATGGAAAACTTAGAACAATCGCAATGGGATTTGTTGACGCAAGATGAAAAAATGCGAGCTTTTAGCTATCTTCTGGGAACAGAAGAAAAATCAGCAAACATAAAAACGCAGAGCTTTACAAATGCCTATAGCGATACGGCTTTTGCAAACTTTGGCTTGTTTTACAACCCTGTTCTGCTGACCGGGCTATTTCTTGCTGCGAATGCTCATACTACTGCATCAGCTAGTGGCGTGGACGCTATTACTGGTGGCGGTGGTATTGCTGGCGGTGGCGGCGGCTCTGGAGCATTTTAA
- a CDS encoding acetamidase/formamidase family protein: MIHSISLDSTHFHSSFNRDYQPILTINSGDTIQLKTIDIEWGYSATSGEEQTLYTSRENEEKLIHPIIGPIAIEGAKPGMVLEVRINKLVPGWYGRNWAGGLPAWQNDALGITTSARLQLDWLLDAARLTGSCKVGDQEFRVDLSPFLGLMAVAPGEAGTYSTKPPSYFGGNIDCKELVAGSSLYLPISVEGANFSLGDGHALQGDGESSGTAIECPMDLVDITLILHEDMHLSMPRANTPAGWITFGFNEDLDSAAAVALAEMVSFMEKFYGVTRTEAAALSSVAVDLHVTQVVNDVKGIHAILPHGVLR; the protein is encoded by the coding sequence TTGATCCATTCAATTTCACTCGACTCGACTCATTTTCATTCGTCTTTTAATCGTGACTACCAACCGATTTTGACCATTAATTCAGGAGATACAATTCAATTAAAAACAATCGACATTGAATGGGGGTACTCAGCAACTTCTGGCGAAGAACAAACATTATATACTTCCAGAGAAAATGAAGAAAAACTTATTCATCCAATTATTGGTCCCATTGCAATTGAAGGCGCTAAACCTGGAATGGTATTAGAAGTTCGAATCAATAAGCTAGTTCCTGGTTGGTATGGTCGCAACTGGGCAGGTGGATTACCAGCTTGGCAAAACGATGCTCTTGGCATTACAACAAGTGCTCGTCTACAATTGGATTGGCTATTAGATGCCGCTCGATTGACTGGGAGTTGTAAGGTTGGGGATCAAGAGTTCCGGGTTGACTTATCTCCTTTTCTTGGACTTATGGCCGTCGCACCGGGTGAAGCTGGTACTTATTCCACCAAACCGCCTAGCTATTTTGGTGGAAACATCGACTGCAAAGAGCTAGTAGCCGGAAGTAGTTTGTATTTACCGATTTCGGTGGAAGGTGCCAATTTTTCATTAGGTGATGGTCATGCTCTACAAGGTGATGGTGAAAGTTCGGGTACTGCCATCGAATGCCCAATGGACTTAGTAGATATTACATTGATTTTGCACGAAGATATGCATTTATCCATGCCACGTGCGAATACTCCAGCCGGATGGATTACTTTTGGATTTAACGAGGATCTCGACAGTGCTGCGGCTGTCGCTTTAGCTGAAATGGTATCGTTTATGGAGAAGTTCTACGGCGTCACACGTACAGAAGCTGCTGCCCTATCGAGTGTGGCGGTTGATCTTCACGTTACACAAGTCGTCAATGACGTTAAAGGAATACATGCCATCTTGCCTCATGGCGTACTACGCTAA
- a CDS encoding potassium channel family protein, whose translation METLYLIAGIFVLIVCIIDFTWTTLWIDGGAGPVTDRLSSSVWRFMRKIGGNHSKLLSLAGPLVLSTTLLMWIVLLWIGWTFTFAGLEQSISPSHGTDPISWFDRFYFAGYLIFTLGNGDFSPMEGTAQILSIVATATGMLFITFGVTYLISILSAVTMKRSLAVSVHGLGESAEEIARSSWNGEDFHDLNLLLASFSENLSSLAAQHAAYPVLHYYHAISNTTAMPTAIAVLDESLSIIKLAVPEKHHPNQLILKEMRSSIDQYLETLEQSFFKPSEQVPPLPDFISLHEEGIPLILEKEYTSAYKKIETRRRKLLGGLEADGRPWPSN comes from the coding sequence TTGGAGACTTTATACTTAATCGCGGGCATTTTTGTACTTATCGTATGCATTATCGATTTTACATGGACTACATTATGGATTGATGGCGGAGCGGGACCGGTTACTGATCGTCTATCTTCATCTGTCTGGAGATTCATGAGAAAGATTGGAGGTAATCACTCCAAGTTATTAAGCTTAGCTGGACCGCTCGTATTAAGTACCACATTACTCATGTGGATTGTTTTATTGTGGATAGGCTGGACCTTTACTTTTGCTGGCTTAGAGCAATCCATTTCGCCTTCTCACGGAACAGATCCGATTTCTTGGTTTGACCGCTTTTACTTTGCAGGCTATTTAATATTCACATTAGGAAATGGTGATTTTAGTCCGATGGAAGGAACTGCTCAAATTCTTTCGATTGTCGCAACTGCCACGGGTATGTTGTTTATTACTTTTGGTGTAACTTACTTAATCTCGATTTTAAGTGCCGTGACAATGAAACGGTCTTTAGCTGTTAGCGTTCACGGTCTTGGTGAGTCTGCTGAAGAAATTGCTAGAAGTTCGTGGAATGGTGAAGATTTTCATGATTTGAATCTGTTGCTAGCTAGCTTTTCTGAAAACTTAAGTTCACTCGCTGCTCAACATGCTGCCTATCCTGTTTTACATTATTACCATGCGATCAGCAATACAACCGCAATGCCAACAGCCATCGCGGTGTTAGATGAAAGTTTAAGTATCATTAAGCTAGCGGTTCCAGAAAAGCATCACCCAAACCAACTTATTTTGAAAGAAATGCGTTCTAGTATCGATCAATATTTAGAAACGCTTGAACAATCGTTTTTCAAACCATCTGAACAAGTCCCTCCTCTTCCGGATTTTATTTCACTCCATGAAGAAGGGATTCCTTTAATACTAGAAAAAGAATATACATCAGCTTACAAAAAAATTGAAACTCGCCGAAGAAAATTACTCGGTGGTCTCGAGGCAGATGGTCGCCCTTGGCCGTCAAATTAA
- a CDS encoding NAD(P)H-hydrate dehydratase: protein MNMPENIWTEKHVKSTLPIRDAKSHKRSYGTALLIAGTKDMPGAALLAGLGAMRSGVGKLVIATDAIAIAMIVSRLPEATFLPNGLKKIVNRQTLIDTYRAAAIGPGTEPNRLTEQAIHVLLESNMPVVLDAGALSNRVYPSRQSPTILTPHLAEFSRITGANVLDIQHYRSYYTTKWAMKLGVTIVLKGPHTVISFPNGETWINPTGNSALAKGGTGDTLTGMILGMLCCHSNWQQAVLNAVYLHGACADEWIKTRSAHTMLAHEVSDLLPEVWAKFENR from the coding sequence GTGAATATGCCTGAAAATATTTGGACCGAAAAGCACGTTAAGTCTACACTCCCGATAAGAGATGCAAAAAGTCATAAAAGAAGCTACGGAACAGCTTTGTTAATAGCCGGTACTAAGGATATGCCTGGTGCAGCATTACTTGCAGGACTTGGTGCAATGCGGAGCGGTGTGGGTAAGCTCGTTATTGCGACTGATGCTATAGCGATTGCAATGATTGTCTCTCGATTACCTGAAGCAACATTCTTACCAAACGGTTTAAAGAAAATCGTTAATCGACAAACTCTAATAGATACGTACCGCGCAGCAGCGATTGGTCCAGGTACTGAGCCGAATAGATTAACAGAACAAGCCATTCATGTTCTATTAGAAAGTAATATGCCCGTCGTGTTAGATGCAGGTGCATTAAGCAACCGTGTTTATCCTTCTCGGCAATCACCGACTATATTGACTCCTCACCTAGCTGAGTTTTCACGGATAACAGGGGCTAACGTGCTTGATATACAACATTATCGCTCGTATTATACTACAAAATGGGCAATGAAATTAGGCGTAACGATTGTGTTAAAAGGTCCACACACCGTTATATCTTTTCCTAACGGTGAAACATGGATAAATCCTACGGGTAATAGTGCACTTGCTAAAGGCGGCACAGGAGATACGCTGACAGGTATGATTCTTGGCATGTTGTGTTGTCATTCAAACTGGCAACAAGCAGTATTAAATGCTGTATACCTCCACGGAGCTTGTGCAGATGAATGGATTAAAACACGCTCTGCTCACACGATGCTAGCGCATGAAGTGAGCGACTTGTTACCAGAAGTTTGGGCGAAATTCGAAAATCGTTAA